The Orcinus orca chromosome 20, mOrcOrc1.1, whole genome shotgun sequence region GACTGTGCCCTGCAAGTGTCTCCGTCTGGATACTACCTGGACCCTGAGCTGTCCCTAGAAGAGCAACGGGAGATGCTGGAGGGCTTTTTTGAAGAGATCAGGTCAGAGCTGATGGGGCCTGGCTCCCACCCTTGCCCCCATGCTGGAGGGGCTGGCTCAGGTGTCAGCAGCCAAGACACTTGATCTCTAGCCAGGGCTGTGGGTCTCCTCCTACCACCCCAGGGAACTGTGCCAGGGGAATCCCAAGGCCTGGCTAGTGTTACCTGCTGCCTGGGACCGGGGTGGGGGCTCTCCTACATACCTGAGATGCCTGTGTTCTTCAAACCCTCCTATCTGGACAACCCTTTGGCTTGGAGAAGCATCTGGGGAGAAAGGAGCTGTGGCCAGGTTTTGGCTGCCTTGCTGTGGGTGGAGAGACCCTGAGGAATGGGCTGGGAGCTGCTGACTGGGCTACTTGATTCCAGCAAAGGGCGGAAGCCTACTCTGATCCTGCGGACCCAGCTTTCTCTGAGAGTCAATGCCATCTTAGGTGAGTGTGTGAGGATATCAGCGTCgagtgcctcccctcccccctgccccagtTGTCTCCGTTTCTTTCAGGCCTGTGCTGGACAGCAGACAGAGCAGATGGCAGATGGGATGTCCGACTCCTCCCATTCCTATCCTGACCTCTTCTTCCAGGGCAGCTGCTAGACTGCGGTCGGGCTTGCCCAGAGTCAGGgagtggaggaggaggtggggggttCAAGAGTACTAGAAGATTCTTTGATGGGGGGTTGTGGTTGCGTCCCAgtagaagggggtggggggcttgtGGTGTGTCCCCTTGAGGTTTCCATGCCCACCTACCTCTTGCAGAAAAGTTGTATGGCtccagtggccctgagctccgcCGCTCCCTCTTCTCACTAAAGCAGATCTTCCAGGTGAGGCCcagaggtgggctgggggtgagCATCCAGGCTGAACCTCCCCCCACTGAACTCCCCCATGGTGCCCGCAGGAGGACAAGGACCTGGTGCCTGAATTCGTGCACTCAGAGGGGCTGAGTTGCCTAATCCATGTGGGCGCTGCTGCCGACCACAACTACCAGAGCTACATCCTCCGAGGtcagcctcacccctcccccatgaCCCCTGCCTTCAGTGACCCCTTACTGACCTCTTATtgtccctgtgtccccagcactagGCCAGCTGATGCTTTTTGTGGATGGGATGCTGGGGGTGGTGGCCCATAGTGAGACCGTGCAGTGGCTGTACACACTGTGTGCCAGCCTGGTAAGTGGCCCTCCACCCAGCCATGTACCCTTTTCCCActgcctctctctgggcctcagtttcctcttctgcaaagtgGTCTGGAATGGAGGGGGTCTGTGGCCCCTCTAAGCCTCAAAGTCACTTCAGTACCTGGGCCTAGAGATGGCTCTTTCTGCCTAGACTCTCCTCTCTGGGTCCAGCCCCAggagcccttccccctccccaccaggagCCAGCACAGGTCTGGCCCAAGCCCCACTCATGTATGGTGACCCCTTCCCCCCAGTCCCGCTTGGTGGTGAAGACAGCCCTGAAGCTGCTGCTGGTCTTTGTGGAGTACTCTGAGAGCAACGCACCACTGTTCATCCGTGCAGTCAACTCTGTGGCCAGCACCACGGGTCAGAAactgtccctccctcctccattgCTCAGGGCCCTCTCTCCTACTTGTTCCCATATGACTGCTCCCTATCTGGGTGACAGGTGCTCTTCCATGGGCCAATTTGGTGTCCATCCTGGAGGAGAAGAATGGCGCTGACCCCGAGTTGCTGGTGTACACCGTCACCCTCATCAACAAGGTGGGATAGGGGGAGCCAGGTGCCATTCTGGGCCCCTCAGGCTCTTGACTTCTGCTCTCCATCAGCTTTAGCCTTGCCGTCCTATCCCCACCCTCCAGACTCTGGCAGCGCTTCCGGATCAGGACTCCTTCTACGACGTGACGGATGCACTGGAGCAGCAGGGCATGGAGGCACTGGTCCAGCGCCACTTGGGCACCGCGGGCACTGACGTCGACCTGCGCGCCCAGCTTATGCTCTATGAGGTGGGCTGGGCGGGCTGGGCTGTCAGGGCCCGaaggcaggagagaggaggggagggagggaggccgtTCTCCAGTGCCCCACCCCACCTGCTTGGGCCTCAGTCGCTCCCATCTGGGCTCAACTCTCCTAGAGCACCCTGCGGTTGGAGGATGGGGACATGGAAGAAGCCGTCACAGGTGGGCGGCGCATCACCCGCCGAAAGCCTTCCTCAGAGGAGGGCAAGAGGATCCGCCGATCTCTAGAAGTGCGCTCCCCGGAGCCTGGGTAAGAACGAACTGCCTTGGCAGAGGCGGAGGGGTGGAACCGCCAGGAGGAGCCCTGCCTCCTGACAGGCCACATCTCCAGCTCCACAGGCCCCGCCTCACCAGTagtctccacctcctcctccgccagCCCTGCCTTGCCGACcggccccacctccagccccgtAGGCCCCGCCCCACCTACAGGCCCCGCCTCCAGCGCCGTGGGCCCTGTCTCTGGCCTCCATACCACCTTGAGCCTCTTTCCTACCATCTCCGTGACGCCGTCACCGAACAATTCCTGCGAGAGGAGCATCTACAAGTAAGTAGGGAGATAGAGCCTGTCCCGGGAGTCTTTCCTCCAACTGTCCCTCCACTCTGCGCCCCTCCACGGGCCCTCCGCCTCCTCTGCCCAAACTTCTCTGCCCAAACGcgtgctttctttctctttctttccagacTTCACCAAACTGCTCCTGTTTGGTAAGTgactgctggggggtggggttcGGCTCTGACTGGACCTCCTCCTCCTGCGGCTTCTCTTCTTTCTGGCATTCTGCCTGTTTTGTCAATGTCATCTGTCTCTCTACCctcttctgtctttctctgtcactgtCTCTGACTCTCCCGTTTTGCTCTGTCTTTGTCTTTTACTGCACCCTGTCCTGTGTCATGTCGGTCTCTCCCCTCCACTTCCAGTTTCCTCACATCatgcctccccctctccctcctcttcccactgTGGCTGGGAAGGAACCCCTGATATCACTGCCCAGCTCTGTGTGGGTGTGAGCAACTGGGCTTTGGGGTGAAGCACGTACCACAATTACCATTTCTTCCTCTCATTCCCCCCTACCCAGGGCCCGTGAGAGCCCATCTGTCCCCCAGTTCCCTACTGGGCAGGCCAGGCTGGAGTAAGTACAGAGGCCAGCCTGCTAGGCCTGCCATGTGCTCAGGGCTTCAGCATTGCTTCCCCCAGCAGGGGTCCCATGTGCCTGATGCAGCCAGAGCTGGGGGACTCTCCCAGACTTGTGTGTCCTCAGTTACCCAAGGACTAAGCACTAGGAAACAGTTCACTGGGGTCATAGAGGTCCCAGTGCTTTAACAGTTGACACCTTAACAGCTTTGATCAGTGATGAGGACGTGGACTCCCAACCTGGAACCCATTCTCCTGTGTCCTAAGCCCAGGATTAGGGCTGGGAGGGGATCTAGGGTGCTGTGTGGTGCGGAGGTGGAGGAGCAGCCTCCATCTAAGGGAAGGACAGAGACTGAGTGtcggcagaggctggagggaccAAAAAAGAGATGGGATCACCTTTATGACTTCAACATAAACTGAGTGCCTTTCGTTTACCAGGCCCTTTTCTGGGCATAGGCCATAGCTCTCAGAAGCTGCTAGACATGCCAAGGGAGGGACAGCCTGGTGTGCCCATTGGGACAGGtatcccctccccctgctctaAGGGTCCTTCTCTAGAATCAGAACAGTGAACATGAACAGCAGCAAGGTTGCAAGTTAGATGTTAAGTAGAACTTTTCCCCGTATGTTGACCTGGGAATACTGGGTTGGTAGTGACCCTCCCCAGATGAGCAAGACTGAACAGGGGCTGGccttggcggggggtgggggggcaggtcCCGGGTCTGCTCAGCGCATGGACtgttccctgtgtgtctgtgtgtgcctgCAATTAGGGGCAGTACCCAGGGGCCCATTAAGGCATGTGCACCACCCTGGGCTGGGGTGTGTCAGACACCCTCACTGACAAGTCCCTCCCCCCAGAGCCCGGTTCCTGGAGAATGTAGCAGCagcagaaacagaaaagcagGCTGCGCTGGCCCAGGGCCAGGCAGAGACATTGGCTGGAGCCATGCACGATGATATCGATGGACACCCAGGTGAGCAGGTGGGTGGGCagaatccatccatgttgccctGTTGCTCCACAGAGGACGTGACACTGACggctgtttccatttttctagacACCCAAGAATTACGGGGCTCCCCAGAACCAGCCCCTGCACCCGGAACACCCCAGAGCGCTGCCCCTCAAATCCTGCTCCGTACTCGGCACAGCCTCGAGCCAGAGCCCAAGGAGCCATTGGCCCCACCAAGCCCCAAGGCTGAGCCCATCCGGGAGCTCCCTACCAGCGTACCCAGCCTCTGCATTGGGGACCTGGACTTCTCAGACCTGGGGGAGGATGAAGACCAGGATGTGCTGAACACGGAGTCTGTGGAGGCGGGGAAAGGGGTCCCGCCCCCGCCACCCCCGCTCCCAGGAGGCCCCCCACCTCCtccgccaccaccacccccacccatcaaaagctccttcccaccaccacccccagctgcCGCTCTTCCCCCCTCAGCACCTGATGGCCTAGCCCTTCCCACCAAGAGGAAGACAGTAAAACTCTTCTGGCGGGAGCTAAAGCTGGCTGGGGTCCATGGAGGCTCTGGCAGCCGCTTTGGGCCCTGCCCCACCCTGTGGGCCTCACTAGAGCCTGTCTCGGTGGATACAGCCCGGCTAGAACACCTGTTCGAGTCCCGTGCCAAGGACGTGCTGCCTTCCAAGGTAAACGTGCCCTCGTCTGCAAGGTAACCctaggggagaggggaggcaaTAAGAGCTCAAGCGTCTGAACTGCTGGGGCTGCCACTCATTTCCCacatggggaaaccgaggcaaaGAAAGGCGGAGCGACTTGTCTGAGGTCCTTCAGTAAGGATTCAGCCCAACCCTAACTAGCGTCTAAGCCCATCCCAAGGCCTTACACATCCCAGATCCCTGGTTGTGGGGTAATCCCACCATTCAGCCATTCAGAGTGGGGCCTTAGTGTGCCCTCTTAGATTGTTGCCCCAGTTAGACCCTTTCCCAATCTTACACTGCCCTTCCCCCAATTTCAAAGAAAGCTGGTGAGGGCCGCCGCACAGTGACCACCGTGCTGGACCCCAAGCGCAGCAACGCCATCAACATCGGCCTAACCACACTGCCACCTGTGCACGTCATTAAGGCTGCCCTGCTCAACTTTGATGAGTTTGCTGTCAGCAAGGATGGCATTGAGGTAGGGATACCCAGCTAAGGGTGCAGCAAGTCCGGCCCTCTCCTTTGGTCAGTGGGCATTTCCTGTCCCTCCAGTGGTGGGCATGGGCTTGGCATTTCCCCAGATTCTGGGGCTGCCCCAGACGACCTAGGGAGGAGTCAAGACCAATACCTGAGGCCTCAGGCCAGCACTGAGTGGCCTATGTGGGCCGGTGGGTGCATTCTCAGAAGCTACTGACCATGATGCCCACAGAGGAGGAGCGGCAGAAGATCGAGGAGGCCCAGCTGGCCAATCCTGACATACCCCTGGGCCCAGCCGAGAACTTCCTGATGACTCTCGCTTCCATCAGGGGCCTGGCTGCCCGCCTACAACTCTGGGCCTTCAAGCTGGATTATGACAGCATGGAGCGGGTACCTGGGTCATGGGATGGGACAGGCAGTGAGGACAGGTGAGCATGATGACCACGTAGTCTGAGTCCCTGGTCTCCCACACCAGGAAATTGCAGAGCCACTGTTTGACCTGAAAGTGGGCATGCAACAGCTGGTGCAAAATGCCACCTTCCACTGCATCCTGGCCACCCTGCTGGCTGTGGGCAACTTCCTCAACGGCTCCCAGGTGAGCTGAGAGCACATGAGGTCGGGGCCCGGGGCTCTGGAGCCAGCCAGGCTCAGGCTCAGGCTCGGGCTCAGACGGGGTCCTTTCAGAGCAGCGGCTTTGAGCTGAGCTACCTGGAGAAGGTGTCAGAGGTGAAAGACACGGTGCGCCGACAGTCACTGCTGCATCATCTCTGCTCCCTGGTGCTCCAGACCCGGCCTGATTCCTCTGACCTCTACTCAGAAATTCCTGCCCTGATCCGCTGTGCCAAGGTCAGCACCTGCTGGGCCAGGGCTTGCTTAGGCTACAGGCATGCACGTGGGCTGTGTCCTCTGGCAGAAACTCTTTCTTCTGTTGGCATGGCTACACCTACTCTGTCTTTAGGTCTGTTTAGCTGCCACTTATCCCAAGAAACCTTCTCCGTTCTCCACTGCATCAAATGGACTTGTCTGTCTCTTGCATCAGACTGTGAGCTTTTGGAGGGCAGGGGCCGGATCTCGGCTGTGTCCTCAGGGCCCAGGCTAGTcagcccagcacagaggcagctcAGGTGCTGTCTTTCTGTGGGGGGACAGCATGTGTACTCCCTGCTTTTCCAGGTGGACTTTGAGCAGCTGACTGAGAACCTGGGGCAGCTGGAGCGCCGGAGCCGGGCAGCCGAAGAGAGCCTACGGAGCTTGTCCAAGCACGAGCTGGCTCCAGCCCTGCGTGCCCGCCTCACCCACTTCCTGGCCCACTGTACCCGCCGTGTTGCCATGCTGAGGGTCGTGCACCGCCGTGTCTGCAACAGGTGGGGGCGTGGGCCAGAGAGAGGTAGGACTGCTACCACCATCCCTCAAACCCCAAGCAGGACTCaccactcctccccaccccaacctggCTAGGTTCCACGCCTTCCTGCTGTACCTGGGGTACACAGCAGAGGCAGCCCGTGAGGCGCGCGTCATGCAGTTCTGCCACACGCTGCGGGAGTTCGCACTGGAGTATCGGACTTGCCGGGACCGggtgctgcagcagcagcagaagcggGCCACGTACCGTGAGCGCAACAAGACCCGGGGACGCATGATCACCGAGGTGGGTGTCCCTTCCGGGTCTTGACTGCCACCCCCATGGTTTTCTTCCTCTACTCCCAACCcacccctttcctctctccagaCAGAGAAGTTCTCAGGTGTGGCGGCTGGGGAAACCCCCAGCAACCCATCTATCCCAGTGGCTGTGAGCAGTGGGCCAGGAGAGGGTGATGCCGACAGTCATGCCAGCATGAAGAGTCTGCTGGCCAGCAAGCCCGAGGACACCACACATGGCCGCCGCAGCAGAGGTGGGACCTACGGCCGCTGAGGGCAGTGGGCTCTGGGGCTGCTTTGGCCTCACCTCCCTATCTGGCTCCCTCAGGCATGGTCCAGAGCAGCTCCCCAGTCATGCCCACAGCAGTGGGGCCCTGCACTGTACCCCCAGAAGAACCTCCAGGCTCCAGTTTACCCAGTGACACTTCAGATGAGATCATGGACCTGCTGGTGCAGTCAGTGACCAAGAGCAGTCCTCGTGCCTCAGCTGCTCGGGAACGCAAGCGTTCCCGTGGCAACCGCAAGTCTTGTGAGTATTCCCCACACACCCACTGCCCACCTTAACTCCATCAACCCCCTCCAACCCTGCTCTGTCCTTGCAGTGAGACGGACGTTGAAGAGCGGGCTCGGAGAGGACCTGGTACAGGCGCTAGGACTGAGCAAGGGTCCTGGCCTGGAAGTGTGAAGGTGCTGCCTCCAGGATACCTATCTATCTGGGCCCCAGCCTGCAGTGCAGGAGACTATGGTGAGGAGGGACCAGAGCACAATTCTGGGCCTCTTCTCTACTCGAGGGCCAGTGGGTGCATTCTCAGAAGAGAGAATGGTCCGTGGCCAGTGCCGTGAGCAGTATTagctgtgtgtgcctgtgtgagtgtgcgtgtgcatgtatgAGCTCCCTGGACACGTGGAGCATAATAAAGTTTTCCTAGCCAATCCAAgagcctttttcttctttctaagtaCCCACCACACTGTGCCTGTAGCAGAAGGAAAATACCAAAGGACTGGCTGTTCCTGCCTTATCTCTATCACCCACACAGCCATTATCCACATTGTAAGCCATTTATTCACCAATCCTATACCTTAGACTGCCTTTGGCCCTTGGACTAGGCCCTCATTGCTCCTGGCATGGGGGCCATGTAGCCTGATAGAGCCACCCGGGGCCCAGAAACCTGTAGCCACAACGTCAGTGGCTATAACCGCTTCATCTGCCGCCGCTCCTGTCGGCGCTGCCGTTTCTCGTTGTGTTCTGGTGCTGGGGCGCCACTGTCTGCTGTAAACCAAGGGCCCAGTACATTGACCCACAGGAGGTAAAGGGCTCTCCCCGGCGCCTAGGAGAGAAAAGGGAGCTTGAAGCCAGGTgcaggaaatgaaagaagagaaggggTAGATGCCCCAGCTCCTCGTTGGGAGGCCCACGACCCACGTACCAGAAGCCAGAAGGACCAGATGTAGAGGGAGAAGCAGCTGAGCACCTGCACAATAGCTGTCAGTAGGATCACATCTTTAAGGTGCCTGTGGATAGAAGGGAGGCTGCAAGGGCCAAAAATAGTggacggggaattccctggcggtccagtggttaggcctccatgctttcactgctgagagcccaggttcgatccctggtcgaggaactaagatcccacaagccgcacagaacagccaaaaaaaaaaaattttgttttaattaaaaaaacgggcttccctggtggtgcagtggttgagagtccgcctgccaatgcaggggacacgggttcgtgccccggtccgggaagatcccacatgccacggagcggctgggcccgtgagccatggccgctgagcctgcgcatctggagcctgtgctccgcaacgggagaggccacaacagtgagagacccgcataccgcaaaaaaaataaaaacaaaaataatagatgGGCCCTAGTTCAACTCCCTTCCACCCTTCCACAGGTAGCTGTGGGTCTTGGGCCCCAGCACCCCAGCCCTGGCGCCGCTCACCTGGGCTGACAGCGGGGGACACTCACTCTGCCATGCCCTGCTCCATGTTGAGATCCATTCCACCATCCATCAGGGCCCCATCCTCAGAGAAGGCTGCCCTTGCCATCGAGCTCATAGAGTGGTAGCTGGCTCCGTATACTGCCAGACTAAAGCCCAGGGCCATCTGCCGAACAAGAATGGGGGTATCAAAGGCCAGCCACTGACCCTATGTGCTTACCCACTTCCCAGGATGCAGGACACTTACCCAGGCCCAAAATGAAGCAGATGAGTAGAAGAAGACCAGGGTGACAAGACAGTAAATGGCCTGTAAGCAGACACAGGATCAGGCTGTGATCGAAAGCttactagggacttccctagtggcgcagtggttaggaatccgcctgccaatgcaggggacactggttcgatccctggtccgggaggatcccacatgccgcggagcaactaggcccatacaccacaactactgaagcccacgtgcctagagcctgtgctccacaagaggagccaccgcaacgagaagcccgcgcacagcaacgaagagtagccctcactcgccgcaactagagaaagcccatgcacagcaacaaggacccaatgcagccataaataaataaataaataataaaaattttaatttttaatgaaaaagaaatctaaaatgcTTACTAAACCATGGACCTCCCTCGACTCTGACCAAGATATTAGGCCAGGTGATGAAAGAAGACAAATCGTTTCTTATACGGTTGGGGGAAGAGGTCTGCTTCCTGAATACCCAGACTCCCCTCCGACATTTCAGCCCAGGAAAGAAGCCCCTGTGTATTTAGGATGGGAAGGGCTCTCCAGTCAATCTGAGACTCACAccctcattttggttttggttttttgttttgactattcagCACTTTCTCTGTGCCACGAT contains the following coding sequences:
- the FHOD1 gene encoding FH1/FH2 domain-containing protein 1 isoform X2; translated protein: MAGQEDRGDGEPVSVVTVRVQYLEDTDPFACANFPEPRRAPTCSLDGALPLSAQIPALHHLLGAPLKLEDCALQVSPSGYYLDPELSLEEQREMLEGFFEEISKGRKPTLILRTQLSLRVNAILEKLYGSSGPELRRSLFSLKQIFQEDKDLVPEFVHSEGLSCLIHVGAAADHNYQSYILRALGQLMLFVDGMLGVVAHSETVQWLYTLCASLSRLVVKTALKLLLVFVEYSESNAPLFIRAVNSVASTTGALPWANLVSILEEKNGADPELLVYTVTLINKTLAALPDQDSFYDVTDALEQQGMEALVQRHLGTAGTDVDLRAQLMLYESTLRLEDGDMEEAVTGGRRITRRKPSSEEGKRIRRSLEVRSPEPGPALPTGPTSSPVGPAPPTGPASSAVGPVSGLHTTLSLFPTISVTPSPNNSCERSIYKLHQTAPVWARESPSVPQFPTGQARLEARFLENVAAAETEKQAALAQGQAETLAGAMHDDIDGHPDTQELRGSPEPAPAPGTPQSAAPQILLRTRHSLEPEPKEPLAPPSPKAEPIRELPTSVPSLCIGDLDFSDLGEDEDQDVLNTESVEAGKGVPPPPPPLPGGPPPPPPPPPPPIKSSFPPPPPAAALPPSAPDGLALPTKRKTVKLFWRELKLAGVHGGSGSRFGPCPTLWASLEPVSVDTARLEHLFESRAKDVLPSKKAGEGRRTVTTVLDPKRSNAINIGLTTLPPVHVIKAALLNFDEFAVSKDGIEKLLTMMPTEEERQKIEEAQLANPDIPLGPAENFLMTLASIRGLAARLQLWAFKLDYDSMEREIAEPLFDLKVGMQQLVQNATFHCILATLLAVGNFLNGSQSSGFELSYLEKVSEVKDTVRRQSLLHHLCSLVLQTRPDSSDLYSEIPALIRCAKVDFEQLTENLGQLERRSRAAEESLRSLSKHELAPALRARLTHFLAHCTRRVAMLRVVHRRVCNRFHAFLLYLGYTAEAAREARVMQFCHTLREFALEYRTCRDRVLQQQQKRATYRERNKTRGRMITETEKFSGVAAGETPSNPSIPVAVSSGPGEGDADSHASMKSLLASKPEDTTHGRRSRGMVQSSSPVMPTAVGPCTVPPEEPPGSSLPSDTSDEIMDLLVQSVTKSSPRASAARERKRSRGNRKSLRRTLKSGLGEDLVQALGLSKGPGLEV
- the FHOD1 gene encoding FH1/FH2 domain-containing protein 1 isoform X4, whose translation is MAGQEDRGDGEPVSVVTVRVQYLEDTDPFACANFPEPRRAPTCSLDGALPLSAQIPALHHLLGAPLKLEDCALQVSPSGYYLDPELSLEEQREMLEGFFEEISKGRKPTLILRTQLSLRVNAILEKLYGSSGPELRRSLFSLKQIFQEDKDLVPEFVHSEGLSCLIHVGAAADHNYQSYILRALGQLMLFVDGMLGVVAHSETVQWLYTLCASLTLAALPDQDSFYDVTDALEQQGMEALVQRHLGTAGTDVDLRAQLMLYESTLRLEDGDMEEAVTGGRRITRRKPSSEEGKRIRRSLEVRSPEPGSTGPASPVVSTSSSASPALPTGPTSSPVGPAPPTGPASSAVGPVSGLHTTLSLFPTISVTPSPNNSCERSIYKLHQTAPVWARESPSVPQFPTGQARLEARFLENVAAAETEKQAALAQGQAETLAGAMHDDIDGHPDTQELRGSPEPAPAPGTPQSAAPQILLRTRHSLEPEPKEPLAPPSPKAEPIRELPTSVPSLCIGDLDFSDLGEDEDQDVLNTESVEAGKGVPPPPPPLPGGPPPPPPPPPPPIKSSFPPPPPAAALPPSAPDGLALPTKRKTVKLFWRELKLAGVHGGSGSRFGPCPTLWASLEPVSVDTARLEHLFESRAKDVLPSKKAGEGRRTVTTVLDPKRSNAINIGLTTLPPVHVIKAALLNFDEFAVSKDGIEKLLTMMPTEEERQKIEEAQLANPDIPLGPAENFLMTLASIRGLAARLQLWAFKLDYDSMEREIAEPLFDLKVGMQQLVQNATFHCILATLLAVGNFLNGSQSSGFELSYLEKVSEVKDTVRRQSLLHHLCSLVLQTRPDSSDLYSEIPALIRCAKVDFEQLTENLGQLERRSRAAEESLRSLSKHELAPALRARLTHFLAHCTRRVAMLRVVHRRVCNRFHAFLLYLGYTAEAAREARVMQFCHTLREFALEYRTCRDRVLQQQQKRATYRERNKTRGRMITETEKFSGVAAGETPSNPSIPVAVSSGPGEGDADSHASMKSLLASKPEDTTHGRRSRGMVQSSSPVMPTAVGPCTVPPEEPPGSSLPSDTSDEIMDLLVQSVTKSSPRASAARERKRSRGNRKSLRRTLKSGLGEDLVQALGLSKGPGLEV
- the FHOD1 gene encoding FH1/FH2 domain-containing protein 1 isoform X1 translates to MAGQEDRGDGEPVSVVTVRVQYLEDTDPFACANFPEPRRAPTCSLDGALPLSAQIPALHHLLGAPLKLEDCALQVSPSGYYLDPELSLEEQREMLEGFFEEISKGRKPTLILRTQLSLRVNAILEKLYGSSGPELRRSLFSLKQIFQEDKDLVPEFVHSEGLSCLIHVGAAADHNYQSYILRALGQLMLFVDGMLGVVAHSETVQWLYTLCASLSRLVVKTALKLLLVFVEYSESNAPLFIRAVNSVASTTGALPWANLVSILEEKNGADPELLVYTVTLINKTLAALPDQDSFYDVTDALEQQGMEALVQRHLGTAGTDVDLRAQLMLYESTLRLEDGDMEEAVTGGRRITRRKPSSEEGKRIRRSLEVRSPEPGSTGPASPVVSTSSSASPALPTGPTSSPVGPAPPTGPASSAVGPVSGLHTTLSLFPTISVTPSPNNSCERSIYKLHQTAPVWARESPSVPQFPTGQARLEARFLENVAAAETEKQAALAQGQAETLAGAMHDDIDGHPDTQELRGSPEPAPAPGTPQSAAPQILLRTRHSLEPEPKEPLAPPSPKAEPIRELPTSVPSLCIGDLDFSDLGEDEDQDVLNTESVEAGKGVPPPPPPLPGGPPPPPPPPPPPIKSSFPPPPPAAALPPSAPDGLALPTKRKTVKLFWRELKLAGVHGGSGSRFGPCPTLWASLEPVSVDTARLEHLFESRAKDVLPSKKAGEGRRTVTTVLDPKRSNAINIGLTTLPPVHVIKAALLNFDEFAVSKDGIEKLLTMMPTEEERQKIEEAQLANPDIPLGPAENFLMTLASIRGLAARLQLWAFKLDYDSMEREIAEPLFDLKVGMQQLVQNATFHCILATLLAVGNFLNGSQSSGFELSYLEKVSEVKDTVRRQSLLHHLCSLVLQTRPDSSDLYSEIPALIRCAKVDFEQLTENLGQLERRSRAAEESLRSLSKHELAPALRARLTHFLAHCTRRVAMLRVVHRRVCNRFHAFLLYLGYTAEAAREARVMQFCHTLREFALEYRTCRDRVLQQQQKRATYRERNKTRGRMITETEKFSGVAAGETPSNPSIPVAVSSGPGEGDADSHASMKSLLASKPEDTTHGRRSRGMVQSSSPVMPTAVGPCTVPPEEPPGSSLPSDTSDEIMDLLVQSVTKSSPRASAARERKRSRGNRKSLRRTLKSGLGEDLVQALGLSKGPGLEV
- the FHOD1 gene encoding FH1/FH2 domain-containing protein 1 isoform X3, with product MAGQEDRGDGEPVSVVTVRVQYLEDTDPFACANFPEPRRAPTCSLDGALPLSAQIPALHHLLGAPLKLEDCALQVSPSGYYLDPELSLEEQREMLEGFFEEISKGRKPTLILRTQLSLRVNAILEKLYGSSGPELRRSLFSLKQIFQEDKDLVPEFVHSEGLSCLIHVGAAADHNYQSYILRALGQLMLFVDGMLGVVAHSETVQWLYTLCASLSRLVVKTALKLLLVFVEYSESNAPLFIRAVNSVASTTGALPWANLVSILEEKNGADPELLVYTVTLINKTLAALPDQDSFYDVTDALEQQGMEALVQRHLGTAGTDVDLRAQLMLYESTLRLEDGDMEEAVTGGRRITRRKPSSEEGKRIRRSLEVRSPEPGSTGPASPVVSTSSSASPALPTGPTSSPVGPAPPTGPASSAVGPVSGLHTTLSLFPTISVTPSPNNSCERSIYKARFLENVAAAETEKQAALAQGQAETLAGAMHDDIDGHPDTQELRGSPEPAPAPGTPQSAAPQILLRTRHSLEPEPKEPLAPPSPKAEPIRELPTSVPSLCIGDLDFSDLGEDEDQDVLNTESVEAGKGVPPPPPPLPGGPPPPPPPPPPPIKSSFPPPPPAAALPPSAPDGLALPTKRKTVKLFWRELKLAGVHGGSGSRFGPCPTLWASLEPVSVDTARLEHLFESRAKDVLPSKKAGEGRRTVTTVLDPKRSNAINIGLTTLPPVHVIKAALLNFDEFAVSKDGIEKLLTMMPTEEERQKIEEAQLANPDIPLGPAENFLMTLASIRGLAARLQLWAFKLDYDSMEREIAEPLFDLKVGMQQLVQNATFHCILATLLAVGNFLNGSQSSGFELSYLEKVSEVKDTVRRQSLLHHLCSLVLQTRPDSSDLYSEIPALIRCAKVDFEQLTENLGQLERRSRAAEESLRSLSKHELAPALRARLTHFLAHCTRRVAMLRVVHRRVCNRFHAFLLYLGYTAEAAREARVMQFCHTLREFALEYRTCRDRVLQQQQKRATYRERNKTRGRMITETEKFSGVAAGETPSNPSIPVAVSSGPGEGDADSHASMKSLLASKPEDTTHGRRSRGMVQSSSPVMPTAVGPCTVPPEEPPGSSLPSDTSDEIMDLLVQSVTKSSPRASAARERKRSRGNRKSLRRTLKSGLGEDLVQALGLSKGPGLEV